TTCCGAGCGACATTTATTTACGAACGTTCTATATTTGTAACAATTCCACGAACCACTCTTTTTACGGACTTCTTTTGTTTAGGCTGCGGGATGATCGCGAGAAGAGCGTCGCGTTTAGGGAGATATTGCGAAAGAGGCGTTTCGTGGAATAGGACACACGATACTTCAGCCGTGGACGAGATCGTTCGACGCGAGCCCGAAACCGCCCGAGCGATTCTGAACGGCACCGAGATCACGAGGAGTCACATGACGCCCGAAATCAGATTGTTTCTCCTGACGCCCAACTGCGAGTTGTATCACGCACCGTTTCGTGACGCTTTCGAGAACAACGAGGCGAACGGATACGTCTTCACCGATCCATTCTGGTCTATTTATTGGCCAGGTGGACAAGCGATGGCAAGATTTATACTCGACGAAGGTAAGGGACTGTTCTCGAACTGCAATGGAAACATTTTGGATCTGGGAGCTGGTTGCGGAGCTGCTGCGATCGCTGCGAAACTAGTCGGGGCTGGGAGGGTCGTCGCGAACGATATCGATAAAGgtatttaattattcgtatcataaatattggcttgttcgaaaagtcgtttcgttttttttttttttttggtgaaaatgaaacataatttttttagagtgtataaacgttttattgaattatatattctccattttggaaaacgaaatgacttttcgaataacCGAATAATTAGTCGATAAAATTATGGGCAACTGTCCATAATACAGGGTGATTCCTCGAGTTGGATATTTACAATATTCTGTCGTCAGTGGACAGatcattattaaattatatattctcaattttggaaaacgaaatgacttttcgaataacCGAATAATTAGTCGATAAAATTATGGGTAACTGTCCATAATACAGGGTGATTTCTCGAATTGGGTATTTACAATATTCTGTCGTCAGTGGACTCAAAGACAGTCGACTAAACAACTCGGTGATAATCCCGTATTTGTACACAGTGACGAAGTGGACGATGTCCCTGTTGCGTCATCAGCTGCTCGACAACTATTGTGTATTACTGGAAAGTTGATGAGCGGAAGGAATGCGAGTACAATGGTAGTGGATTAGCCACAACTGTACGCACACGTATTCTTAAACGCAGTGTATTATTGGCCGAAATGGTTATATGTACTGCTATAGTAATTCACGGTTAACTTTCCACGATTTACAAACCCCTCCCCTTGCCATCTATTCGGTgtctcgagttcgacgaaaTATGAGCCGACAGAGACACGCTATCGTGTaatattaaatgtattttaaaataaaaacgatttTTGGCAATTTTCTTATAACGAAAATTAGGTCGATGTCATTGCAATAATCGTATTTACGTACTTAATCGGCAgttaattaatgaaaaattgttcgtttcaatTTCTCGGTAAATGTGAAATAAGAAAACTAACGTTACGAAATAaaagtaacaattattattcattCTTTAGATTATACAAGACGCGAAAATTGTATTGTAGGATAAGGATTATATTAAATAATGTCGATTAATTATGTTAGCAGTTCTGGGCTAATGTTATGATAATGTTTCTGTGGTATATAATGTGTTATAAATTTTTTGGTAAAATGATAAttcgacgaggaaagaaatttttgtatAGAGACAAAAATTTTTGTGTATTATTAAAGAGAAATATTCGTCGAATTAGGGTCTTGACGCGATTTTATATTTGCACGTAGAATCAATGTTTCGGACACCTGTTGCTGAAACAGCCTGTATAGTAACGGTCAAGCTCTTGCGTTTGACGTTTATTATGATTTATTAAGGTCACTCCAAGGTCACTAAGTTTCAGGTCATTCAATTCGTCTGCGATTTATCAACACATTGCTGAGAATAACGTACTTGGCTGTTCAGAAAATTCAAGGTCATCTTGAAATCttggaacgaaacaatttttcctgacattaataaattctaaCGACAAATATTGCTCACTTACTCTTAATATTTTAGGTCTCGATTGATAGGATGATACCCCTATTGCGAAACTCCTAGAGCGGGGACAATTAGACtcttattcaaaaaaaaaaaaagagaaaaaaacaagTGGGTAGAAAGTAGAATTTgcccaattaaataaaatattgtaaacaagTTATTTTCAAGTAAATTCGATTGTTACACAAGAACGATACTTTCAGAGAACAGTGTGAATAACtttaatttctccttttctgttAAAGGTTGAAGTAAGTCTAATTTACAGGAGGAATACACATATATACGCACACACACATGCATGTGTGAAAAcacaatttttacaaagttGTAAAATTGTGAATTTGCAACGTTAAAAGTTGTGACTTTGATCTCAACTTTTTATACACGTACactaacacacacacacacatgtaaAATTTAAGTTGTGAGTTTGCAACTGTAATAGCCCACAATTACCAAAAGCAATTTCAGAGAAATAGGATCAGATTGTTGAATTCGATAGCAAGGTGGAAAATTAAGTCATTGGATAAATTATGTACCCTTTTTTTTCCTTGCAATAAGAAATCTACGATACTTTAGCTCGATTTTCATTGTTCTTCGAAATACAGCATTACGTTGACCACGATCGATCAGAAATTAAGGGAATCTGAGAATTCAGAATATTTCAGAGGGGTGTGCGCGAGTTCACaaaaaaatacgaacgaaattatCGTTCAATGAATAGAGATTCACAGATAATATTTTCCTAGAAGGAAGAACCATTTAGGAACACTTGCGGAGAAGGAAGTGAGTAAAATGTTCCCGGTATGGAAACTGATTTCAGAGGGACGTaacgtgcgtgcgcgcgcgcgcgcgcgtcattGAAATCGCTCCATTATTCATAACCGCCATAGTCTTTGCGAGAAGAAATTCCTGACTATTGTGTTTTGCATTTTCTCGTGCGTCTTCGATCGCGTTGCAACGCAATTATCGacacaaaaatataattatctctataattatagaaataattatagaatattGTTCTTATGGAACAATTatcatttattgaataaatgatttataCATTAATAAGGGGAGATATTTGGtaagaatttaattaatattcaatttaatgacACATATTCCTTATTGTtcataattacatttttatttaaatgacGAATAAATAACTTTTATCCTGCTAAACTCTTATTCGACGgttatttaatgaaaatttgaattttattaatgaACTTTTATCTACGTTAATATTCAATCGCATAAACGTTTCGTCGTATAACGTTAAAGAGTTAATAAGTATTTATTCGTTATGTAAACGATAAAGTTAAATGTTACATAGTGAAGCCCTTAGGCTTTTCATACGTATTTACAATGCACGTGTTATGTGTAGTGAAAATTAGTGACAAACACTGCGAacgacaaataacgtataataataaattgGTAGGATGAAGTAACTATATTtgaagataaaaatttatttgaagttattttgaaaattatagtaGCTATAAATTATTCCGAATCATCAAGTTTAAAACGACCACTATTTATGTTTACCGTTATGTACATTTAATTCaccgattcgaataaaaaatgaatatatttaCAAGTATAATGTTTAATTAATACGATGCAAATGTGGCTCTCTTTTTATCGATTGTTATATGTATATAACACTCTCCAAGTATGTACATTTAAAGTAAcgattaaaacaattttaatgtttttttatgTTTTATAGAATTATGCATTCAAATTatgagaaattttttatttaaacgagtAAAATTAATGGACTACGTTTTTTGTAACTTTCTCGTCACCTGTCGAACTGTTACGTGTGAACTCGTTGAAATGTGCAGAATCACGATGTGAAAGAATATTAGATTCCCGATGACttgcgaaattattttattctatccGTGGTGATTCGAATAAAGCCCAACTTTGATCATTGTAGCGTGTTTTTCTCagtggataaaaataaaaaagtcgaATCTCGAAAATCTTCTATTgtggaatattaataataaaatgtatattacaatattattcaTAACTTTTGCCAAATACACCAATTTGGTATTTGTTGTTGAAATTGAGATACAAAATGTAAAGCATACTGGGCCGTGTATGACAATTTTTTGTCGacgaaaaaatattctcgagataAAATCAGGCCCCAAAAATTGAACATCTTTTTAGTACAATTTTTTCTAGGACTTTCTTCGCAGTAGAGTGACAGAACTCTATTTCGcagttgtatttaaaaaatcaaagtGAAAATGACACTGTAAATTGATTTCAGTCGATTTTGTACAATTAAAGAGTTTGCAATTACTTTCGTTTTCTCGATAAGCTAATCTTCTTCGAAACAAAGTAAACATTTtctcaagaaaaaaaaaaggttcagTTCCTAGTGCTTTGTTGCTCTACCGTGAGGAAAGTcgccgaaaaaattctgttaaaAAAGTGCAAAAATATTGGAATTATCGAGACTTGATTTCATTTTCTCGAGCAgattttttatcgacaaaaaaaTTGTGTCATATGCGGTCCGGTGTGTTTTACACGCaaggaaattttttattaaaatcggaCTCACAGGTTAGTGGAATTTCTTTGTAGTAGAACGTACGAATACTTTGCGAGCCACTGTGATAGGCTGCCCAATAagtattgtcgttcgatgagaaatagagctattagattcgtcgttttctttttctaaagatggtaccactgttcCATGAACATGTGtggagtttcgtgtagatctctcgactcgagttattcaaagttgaagtgtcatagtatattttttcacaatagaaagaacgacaaaacttattgaacaacctagtatgtacGAGAGACAGTGTGCGTGGACAGATGGGGGGTAGGGAACTTCCCAGAGATAGTTGGTCAGTTGAACGGGGAAGAACTGGTCGCGGTGCATTCGAACTCGATAACGCGAGTCGGAGCGAGTCGGAGTCGATCGGAGCCAATCGGAAATACCGCGCGCGCTAAGAAGGAAAGTCTAGCGAATGACGTCACGCGTACCGGGCCTACAGGGACTGACGGACCCAACTGCAGGATTTCcccgacgatcgatcgacccaATTGCATCgtgggaaaaaaataaaagatacacACCCTTGTcgtcaaattttttttcttttaccacATCCaagtattatacaaatattcgaaaaagtaTTAGAAACTTAATTTTTCAGTGATTTTTGAAGgatgaaatgaacaaagaaattcatatgtatatatacgtttttcgggcttctttttgataaaaaaatatacacatcgtGTATTTTAGCGAGAAATTAGGAGAATTTTGTAAacacgaaatgaaaaattttagaaacacaAATTAACCAGCTTGTCGGTCACTATTATTTACGCGTAATGCAATGCATATATATAAGTAGGCTAACGATACAAATGGTTTGAGGGAGGCTTTTTGATTTGGAATGCAAAAAATGACGGAATTCTCacgatctttttttcttttttctgtgtAAACGAACGACGTTACAAATAGTGAACTTCGAATTGGTATTCTAGCACGATTCGAGTACTCGTATTAATTTTCTTACGTTCGTGCGCATCAATTTGCAGCAGGTGGACAAAGCCAGCGCGACGCGTTGCAAGATATCTCGTCGCGATGACGCAATTCCATTGAACGTAGTTATCAGAAATACGAGAGAGAATGatattaaattataagaattacatTAATACCGGAGCCTTGAACGTAATGAAAATACCGAGTGGTGAAACGGTTATAtttagaaatgaaatttcatttttcatccaCACGTCtcggatttcttttttttttcaaacagaaTATAGTGTTGATAATCACCTCATCGTTGATAATTTTTGAACGTACATTTCAAATCGAtattctcgagatattccgacAAAGCGAGAAATAGTGTTCGAGATAAACGAATTCGAGTAAATTtaactatatatataaaaaaaagttttctctttatttaattttatgaaaatatacgTTCTCgtgcgtaaaatattttccgtGCGACGTACCGATTATTTTTACGCGTAAACAATTGTGCAATTCGACGCAAAAATGAGACACTCTTTTGTCTTGCAAAATTCTCAAagagtattttaaaaaatcatcATCTAGAGTAGAATACTCCCTTAATGTATCTCTTACACTGTCACACATAATTTCGTTCGAGTAAGTAACGGTACACTATCCGTGCGTCGTTACTTCCGGTACTACAGACGCGCCTAATTTCTACTGCACACCACTCCCGTGAAGTGTTCATAATCTCCGTGTTAGAATTATTGCTGCAAATACGAAAAAAGTTGCCACTTGTAACatacaaattttacgaatttcgaCGCAAACACCGAGTTATTTCACTCGAGAATAATGACACTTTTGGAaagtggaataaaaaaaaaaaatcaactttTAGACCACCTTGGTTCCTTCGAGGGCCCCTCGTCGTTTCTAAGGGCGATAGGACGATATTATTGTAACTATGGTCGCTAAATATAACTGTCAGGTGTACTAGAAAAGGCTATTAATATCTTTAACGGAATAGAGACACGGTGACAGGTGTAACTCGTAACCGATTGAGTGTATATTATACTCTCGAGCATAACGAAACGACTATCGCTGGCTGACAGTGTTTCGCGCATATGGACGTTCGGAGAACAATCATCGCTTCTAAACTAATCGATTTTCAACTTAAATATCCTAATACTTTTTCAAAGAGTATACAACAACGTATCGATAAATgtgtaaaaagtaaagaaaattcgtttaaaaacctCGAGATGATTTTGagcttttatcgaataaaaagtttttcggaaaaatttttcTCTATGTGCAATTTGTTGCTGGCTAAATACTGACTGAATCTTGTTGGAGATATTTTCTTAGTAGTTCGGAGGAAAGGAGTGAAAAATCGTAGTGAAAAATGAGTGAAAAATTCATGGACGAAAATCGAGGCTTAGTGTTTTTTCGATGtttgatatttaatttatttttgtagtTAACTACGACAAAAATCGGATAAGTCGAAATCGAGTCAATAGcgattttgatcattttttttctattttgagaaaatttcagCAGCTAGATTCGATGTTAATGCAAAATTCTTAACTGAGGGACTTTTTGGTACTTTTTGATACTTTTTGgtacttttttaaaaatgattcacCTCTTTTCAAGACTATCATAACACTTAATTCAATTTACAAAGATCAagtaaaaaacaaacaaatctTCCACCATTGATAGCACATGTTTGAAAAAATGGTTGGAGACTTGCGTTAAACTTTTTACGTCAATTTGAATAACTAGAtatattcgtaaaaaattctcgTAGTATTGAGAACAACACTTATTCATCAACACGTTAAAATAGAACAATTTGTGATTCgtagatttcaaattttttatttttacccaTCGGACGAAATTCGGATGCAAAATGTGCGTTACAAAATTCGATGCACTTTTTCAAGCGCGTGGTGAAATATAATGCTTCCTTTGATTCAATTTTCATAAGTTGTCTCTGGTATTGTAATACCTTTAAGAACGATAATAGAACGATATGGCGACCTTGAGGTACGCAGAGAAGCCCACATTCGATCGTCGGTTTCATTGATcggtattgaaaataattccacgTATAGTGGACGACGAACAACACGTGTGCCCAACCGTACAAACGTAATTAAGAAACGGTACACGAAGTTGTCCGGTTTTCCCGAACGTTAATACGTTCTTCCGTGTCTCGTCGACGTAGGTGGTTACAATTTGGGAAAATGCTCGCGAAATTGTATTTTCCAACGATATTTCGTCACGTGCTCGCAATCTCGAACGATGTTGCGCCGTGGGTCGTTGTACGCAACGAAAAAGACGAAAACGTCCTTGACCTCTTCCCCGTTCCTTGTCAGTGTACAATCCACTATCCAATTCCACgatacgatcaatttttatcgaattaatgCTTTTTCCAGGGAACGATCCATTTTGCGGGACAGTGGGTACATAGTTGGATCGATGCTTTGGAATTTTACAGTGGCTCAAAAATAGTGATCGTGcactatattataaggaaaatTCTTCTTAGATGTAAGAGTGatcttaatgaaagtttgtgtgcatgtaGAGTATAATAGTGCACATATAGAGAAATTTTGTTATTCACAGAAAATTAACActatattataagaaaattgtTCTTAGATGTAAcagtgattttaatgaaagtttgtgtgcatgtagagcataatagtgtacatatagagaaattttgttatttagaaaaaattaacACTATATTGTAAGAAAATTGTTCTTAGATGTAAgagtgattttaatgaaagtttgtaccTATGTAGAGCATAGTAGTGCACATATagagaaattttgttatttacaaaaaattaacaCTATATTGTAAGAAAATTGTTCTTAGATGTAAgagtgattttaatgaaagtttgtgcgtatgtagagcataatagtgtatatatagagaaattttttgtccataggaaatttctttaagaaagtgAAATCAAGTCTTaacgttttttaaaatttttttaatgcaactctTCTTGGGAGTTTTTTGTAACAGAACGACAGAGCACTAAGCGCGGAACATTTTAcatatgaaaagttttgctctatttcgcACTATCgcgaagttgtatttgaaaaatcgaagagaaagcggctctgtaaaaaaaattaatttctgccgatttcaaacgattggagagcttgcaacgactttcattttcttaataatttcgtaatcgtgcgagatacaaTAAAACTTTTCTTACAAAAATGTTAAGCTTTTAGTGCATCAGGAGTTGCATTTCCGGTCAATTGACAAGAACGATCAATTACTCGAtagattttcaattttgtactcgaacttatggaaattgaaaatatttttctttattttatccaatcagaaattgtaaacattattatttatttttatattttttcaaaatactgGACCATGTATTTTTACGTATCCTGATTCGTTCCCTTTGCCTCTAAATTCAAACATTGGTGCGTAccaaattttttgttcaattgtGAGTACGTGTACGTCAGAACGTCTCGATAGACGAATGTTCGTTCCCGATATGTGgtcggataaataaatatttcatgcaACGCGGAACGCGGCAAAGCCACCGCTCTGGCCATTCCCTTTCGTAGCGTTAACCGAAGTCGGTGATTGCACCGCGAGCGATTCGAAGAAAGTGGAGAATGTGGGTCAGAGCGTggttttcc
This window of the Ptiloglossa arizonensis isolate GNS036 chromosome 5, iyPtiAriz1_principal, whole genome shotgun sequence genome carries:
- the LOC143146943 gene encoding electron transfer flavoprotein beta subunit lysine methyltransferase-like → MIARRASRLGRYCERGVSWNRTHDTSAVDEIVRREPETARAILNGTEITRSHMTPEIRLFLLTPNCELYHAPFRDAFENNEANGYVFTDPFWSIYWPGGQAMARFILDEGKGLFSNCNGNILDLGAGCGAAAIAAKLVGAGRVVANDIDKVACTAIAMNAALNHVDVQVSQENLLSRPPETLTEVIFIGDMLYDEEIAHTLIPWLERARGNGTRIYLADPGRHGLTNDLKKRLRSLKRYSLPENVRKENYGYDKCDVWEFCKRRINDS